One window from the genome of Candidatus Didemnitutus sp. encodes:
- a CDS encoding DUF2846 domain-containing protein, with the protein MKYSKMILFAVAAAVALLEVGCASVNRQATNAYAEPKADQGVVYFFRPKKFMGAAVSYDVRDRANNTVIGAIANGTYFFHYATPGQHVYAAATETDTLQNVEVEAGKTYYIECGVQMGVLAGRPSMKVVPEADAKPVLLTLQYATK; encoded by the coding sequence ATGAAATACTCCAAAATGATCCTGTTTGCAGTCGCCGCCGCGGTGGCGCTGCTCGAAGTGGGCTGTGCCTCGGTGAATCGGCAAGCCACCAATGCCTACGCCGAACCCAAGGCGGACCAGGGCGTCGTCTATTTCTTCCGACCGAAGAAATTCATGGGCGCCGCGGTTTCCTACGATGTGCGTGATCGGGCGAACAACACCGTGATCGGTGCCATCGCGAACGGCACGTATTTCTTCCACTACGCGACGCCGGGCCAACACGTCTACGCGGCCGCGACTGAAACCGACACGCTACAGAACGTCGAGGTCGAGGCGGGCAAGACCTATTACATCGAGTGCGGGGTGCAGATGGGCGTGCTGGCTGGCCGGCCGTCGATGAAGGTCGTTCCGGAGGCTGACGCGAAGCCGGTGTTATTGACGCTCCAATACGCCACCAAGTGA
- the gyrA gene encoding DNA gyrase subunit A — translation MYTANEKLSTANITDIMQTAYIDYSMSVIISRALPDARDGLKPVQRRILYAMLREGLLHNRAFDKCAGVVGEVLKNYHPHGDSSVYDTLVRLAQNWVMRYQLIDPQGNFGSVDGDPPAAYRYTECRLRDISEELLKDIEEETVDFAPNYKESTTEPTVLPAALPNLLMNGSTGIAVGMTTNIPPHNLSEIIDATCVVIDRPNVSVDELVTYIPGPDFPTGGYINGRAGIRSYLTTGKGIVRMRGKAHTEELKGGGEQIVITEIPYNVNRASLVLRIAELVREKQIDGIRDLRDESDENTRIVIELKRGEQSQVIINQLYQKTALESSFGVILLALDKKRPKQMNIKELIECYIDHRRDVVTRRTQFRLNRAKERAHILEGYIIALDNLDDFVKIIRASKDKEEAKQRLMLKYPLSEAQTNAILELRLYQLTGLERDKIEAEYRELMALIEELQSILDDEHKLLALIKSELLALRDKYASPRRTQIIDDAGDLRMEDVIPNEGAVITVSHLGFIKRTPVAEYRSQKRGGKGVIGAETYEDDFVENLFTASTHDYVLFLTSTGQCHAKKVYEIPEGTRTAKGKSVASFLRLTNGEKLAALLCVKEFTPEHFVVMATKSGAIKKTALAEYEGATREGGIRGMKLAEGDAIVGAVLTNGSNEIVLVSHQGQAVRFYEGAAETDDVEGADATATTAPAVEGEEAEGPKLGLRSQGRFTGGVTGMRFKKAGDYLQALEVCDHEARLLVAREDGVGKRTPFEDYRKTRRGGTGVIAIDLPDDGSVAVAGALSVRDTDEVMLLTAKGQSIRTRVKEIRETGRGAKGVRLVNLEEGDKLLAIAKVISSPDEEAANEAPEAPATGATPSA, via the coding sequence GTGTATACCGCCAACGAAAAACTCTCCACCGCCAACATCACCGACATCATGCAGACGGCCTACATCGACTACTCGATGTCCGTCATCATCAGTCGCGCGCTCCCCGACGCCCGTGACGGCCTGAAGCCGGTCCAGCGCCGCATCCTCTACGCGATGCTCCGCGAAGGCCTCCTCCACAACCGCGCCTTCGACAAGTGCGCCGGCGTCGTCGGTGAAGTCCTCAAAAATTACCACCCGCACGGCGACTCCTCCGTCTACGACACCCTCGTCCGCCTCGCCCAAAATTGGGTCATGCGCTACCAGCTCATCGACCCGCAGGGCAACTTCGGCTCCGTCGACGGCGATCCGCCCGCCGCCTACCGCTACACCGAGTGCCGCCTCCGCGACATTTCCGAAGAACTGCTCAAGGACATCGAGGAGGAGACCGTCGACTTCGCGCCCAACTACAAGGAGTCGACCACCGAACCCACCGTCCTTCCCGCCGCGCTGCCGAACCTCCTGATGAACGGCTCGACCGGCATCGCGGTCGGCATGACGACCAACATCCCGCCGCACAACCTCAGCGAAATCATAGACGCGACGTGCGTCGTCATCGATCGCCCGAACGTCTCCGTCGACGAACTCGTCACCTACATCCCCGGCCCGGACTTCCCGACTGGCGGCTACATCAACGGCCGCGCGGGCATTCGCTCTTACCTCACCACCGGCAAGGGCATCGTCCGCATGCGCGGCAAGGCCCACACCGAGGAACTCAAGGGCGGCGGCGAGCAGATCGTCATCACCGAGATCCCCTACAACGTGAACCGCGCCTCGCTCGTGCTCCGCATCGCCGAGCTCGTGCGCGAGAAACAGATCGACGGCATCCGCGACCTCCGCGACGAATCCGACGAGAACACGCGCATCGTCATCGAGCTGAAACGCGGCGAGCAGTCGCAGGTCATCATCAACCAGCTCTACCAGAAGACCGCCCTCGAATCCTCCTTCGGCGTCATCCTGCTGGCCCTCGACAAGAAGCGGCCGAAGCAGATGAACATCAAGGAACTCATCGAGTGCTACATCGACCACCGCCGCGACGTCGTCACCCGCCGCACGCAGTTCCGCCTCAACCGCGCCAAGGAACGCGCCCACATCCTCGAAGGCTACATCATCGCCCTCGATAACCTCGACGACTTCGTGAAGATCATCCGCGCGTCGAAGGACAAGGAGGAAGCCAAGCAGCGGTTGATGCTCAAGTATCCGCTCTCCGAAGCGCAGACCAACGCCATCCTCGAACTCCGCCTCTACCAGCTCACCGGCCTCGAACGCGACAAGATCGAAGCCGAATATCGCGAGCTCATGGCCCTGATCGAGGAACTCCAAAGCATCCTCGACGACGAGCACAAGCTCCTCGCCCTCATCAAGAGCGAGCTCCTCGCCCTCCGCGACAAATACGCCTCGCCGCGCCGCACGCAGATCATCGACGACGCCGGCGACCTCCGCATGGAGGACGTCATCCCGAACGAAGGCGCCGTCATCACCGTCTCGCACCTCGGCTTCATCAAGCGCACGCCCGTCGCCGAATACCGCTCGCAGAAACGCGGCGGCAAGGGTGTCATCGGCGCCGAGACCTACGAAGACGACTTCGTCGAAAACCTCTTCACCGCCTCGACGCACGACTACGTTCTCTTCCTCACCAGCACCGGCCAGTGCCACGCGAAGAAGGTTTACGAAATCCCCGAAGGCACCCGCACCGCCAAGGGCAAATCCGTCGCCTCCTTCCTCCGTCTCACCAACGGCGAAAAACTCGCCGCGCTCCTCTGCGTGAAGGAGTTCACGCCCGAGCACTTCGTCGTCATGGCCACCAAAAGCGGCGCGATCAAGAAGACCGCCCTCGCCGAATACGAAGGTGCCACCCGCGAAGGCGGCATCCGCGGCATGAAACTCGCCGAAGGCGACGCCATCGTCGGCGCCGTGCTCACCAACGGCTCGAACGAGATCGTCCTCGTCTCGCACCAAGGCCAGGCCGTGCGCTTCTACGAAGGCGCCGCCGAGACCGACGATGTCGAAGGAGCCGATGCCACCGCCACCACCGCGCCCGCCGTCGAAGGCGAGGAAGCCGAAGGCCCGAAACTCGGCCTCCGCTCGCAGGGCCGCTTCACCGGCGGCGTCACCGGCATGCGCTTCAAGAAAGCCGGCGACTACCTGCAAGCCCTCGAAGTCTGCGACCACGAAGCGCGCCTGCTCGTGGCCCGCGAAGACGGCGTCGGCAAACGCACGCCCTTCGAGGACTACCGCAAAACCCGCCGCGGCGGCACGGGCGTCATCGCGATCGACTTGCCCGACGACGGCTCCGTCGCCGTCGCCGGCGCGCTCAGCGTCCGCGACACCGACGAAGTCATGCTCCTCACCGCCAAGGGCCAGAGCATCCGCACCCGCGTGAAGGAAATCCGCGAGACCGGCCGCGGCGCGAAAGGCGTCCGTCTCGTCAACCTCGAGGAAGGCGACAAACTCCTCGCCATCGCGAAAGTCATCTCCTCCCCCGACGAAGAAGCCGCGAACGAAGCCCCCGAAGCTCCCGCCACCGGCGCAACTCCATCCGCGTGA
- a CDS encoding GxxExxY protein: MFRETQSREGAKATVPAEIESLATQSVNAALAVHRALGPGLLESAYEECLAIELMSLGLSVERQKSIPLVYRGRTIDAAYRLDLIVNGQLLIEAKAVESLAPVHRVQVATYLRLLHLPLGLLINFNVPLLKDGLHRVLNLDFQS, from the coding sequence ATGTTTCGCGAAACGCAAAGCCGCGAAGGCGCAAAGGCCACGGTGCCTGCCGAGATCGAATCGCTCGCCACTCAGTCGGTGAATGCCGCCTTGGCCGTTCACCGCGCCCTCGGTCCGGGCTTGCTCGAAAGCGCTTACGAGGAATGTCTCGCGATTGAGCTGATGTCCCTCGGTCTTTCCGTCGAACGTCAAAAATCCATTCCGCTCGTGTATCGTGGCCGCACCATCGATGCCGCCTACCGCCTCGATCTGATCGTGAACGGTCAGCTCCTGATCGAAGCCAAAGCCGTCGAATCGCTCGCGCCGGTTCACCGCGTTCAGGTCGCGACCTACCTGCGTCTCCTCCATCTCCCGCTTGGCCTGCTGATCAACTTCAATGTCCCGCTCCTGAAGGACGGTCTCCACCGCGTCCTGAACCTCGACTTCCAATCTTAG
- a CDS encoding PTS sugar transporter subunit IIA: MATRLSKLLDPARITLALQSTKRTNAINEVAKLLEAHPDVANFQGFYNELLARERLDTTCLGNEIALPHARTEHVKKIVLAVGRSTDGVLFENSNQTVKLMFVLGTPKNNPTDYLILVGALCRLIKDAASRDALMAAPTPEAFIATVQDLENKILGPEK; the protein is encoded by the coding sequence ATGGCGACCCGTCTGTCCAAGCTCCTCGACCCCGCGCGCATCACGCTCGCCCTGCAAAGCACCAAGCGCACGAACGCCATCAACGAGGTCGCCAAACTCCTCGAGGCGCACCCCGACGTCGCCAATTTCCAAGGCTTCTACAACGAGCTGCTCGCGCGCGAGCGCCTCGACACCACCTGCCTCGGCAACGAGATCGCGCTTCCGCACGCGCGCACCGAGCACGTGAAGAAGATCGTCCTCGCCGTCGGCCGCAGCACCGACGGCGTGCTCTTCGAGAACAGCAACCAGACGGTGAAGCTGATGTTCGTGCTCGGCACGCCGAAGAATAATCCCACCGACTATCTCATCCTCGTCGGCGCACTCTGCCGCCTGATCAAGGACGCCGCCTCACGCGACGCCCTGATGGCCGCGCCGACCCCCGAGGCGTTCATCGCCACGGTGCAGGACCTGGAAAACAAGATCCTCGGTCCAGAGAAATAA
- a CDS encoding PEGA domain-containing protein, with protein MASLFQIGCATITRGTTEQFKVESSPSAASVRLDTGETGLTPVTFTVPRKRDLIVTVSKEGYETVTRTIGTKIAGKGAAGLAGNALIGGVIGIGVDAVSGASLNHEPNPLIVNLQPVTKPAVAEAPQPAAPAAPTEAAAPVTPATASAPVAAPAPTSATEEKAAPTSAPAAVPSDPGK; from the coding sequence GTGGCATCCCTGTTCCAGATCGGCTGCGCTACGATCACGCGCGGCACGACGGAACAATTCAAAGTCGAGTCCAGTCCGTCGGCCGCCTCGGTGCGGCTCGATACCGGTGAAACCGGCCTCACGCCGGTGACGTTCACGGTGCCGCGGAAACGCGACCTCATCGTGACCGTGTCGAAGGAGGGCTACGAAACCGTCACGCGCACAATCGGCACGAAGATTGCCGGCAAGGGTGCCGCTGGTCTCGCAGGAAATGCATTGATCGGCGGCGTCATCGGCATCGGCGTGGACGCCGTTTCGGGCGCGTCGTTGAATCACGAACCCAATCCACTGATCGTGAATCTCCAGCCTGTGACCAAACCGGCGGTGGCGGAAGCGCCGCAGCCCGCCGCGCCGGCCGCTCCCACCGAGGCAGCTGCGCCGGTCACCCCAGCGACGGCATCAGCACCGGTCGCCGCACCTGCTCCGACGTCTGCGACCGAGGAGAAAGCGGCTCCGACCTCAGCGCCGGCCGCCGTGCCGAGCGACCCAGGCAAGTAG